The following proteins are co-located in the Mesorhizobium australicum WSM2073 genome:
- the cysK gene encoding cysteine synthase A, protein MNKPVTSARVPGRGRIYDSITDTIGDTPLVRLDKFAKEKGIVANLVAKLEFFNPIASVKDRIGVAMIEALEAAGKIAPGKTTLIEPTSGNTGIALAFAAAAKGYKLILTMPETMSVERRKMLALLGAELVLTEGPKGMKGAIAKADELAATIPNAIIPQQFENPANPEIHRKTTAEEIWNDTQGGIDIFIAGIGTGGTITGVGQVLKKRKPALLVVAVEPDASPVLSGGQPGPHKIQGIGAGFAPKILDTTVYDEIVKVSNEDSVANARLIARLEGVPVGISSGAALQAAIVVGSRPENKGKTLVVVIPDFAERYLSTILFEGLGA, encoded by the coding sequence ATGAACAAGCCCGTCACTTCAGCCCGCGTGCCCGGCCGCGGCCGCATCTACGATTCCATCACCGACACGATCGGCGACACGCCCCTGGTACGGCTCGACAAGTTCGCCAAGGAGAAGGGCATCGTCGCCAATCTGGTCGCCAAGCTCGAATTCTTCAATCCGATCGCCTCGGTCAAGGACCGTATCGGCGTAGCGATGATCGAGGCGCTGGAAGCGGCCGGCAAGATTGCCCCCGGCAAGACCACGCTGATCGAACCGACATCCGGCAACACTGGCATCGCGCTCGCCTTCGCCGCCGCCGCCAAGGGCTACAAGCTGATCCTGACCATGCCGGAGACAATGTCGGTCGAGCGCCGCAAGATGCTGGCGCTGCTCGGCGCCGAGCTGGTGCTGACCGAAGGCCCGAAAGGCATGAAGGGCGCCATCGCCAAGGCCGACGAACTGGCCGCGACGATCCCCAACGCCATCATTCCGCAGCAGTTCGAAAACCCGGCCAATCCAGAGATCCATCGCAAGACGACGGCGGAGGAAATCTGGAACGACACCCAGGGCGGGATCGACATCTTCATCGCCGGCATCGGCACTGGCGGCACCATCACCGGCGTCGGCCAGGTCTTGAAGAAGCGCAAGCCCGCGCTGCTTGTCGTCGCCGTCGAGCCGGATGCCTCGCCGGTGCTGTCGGGCGGCCAGCCCGGCCCGCACAAGATCCAGGGCATCGGCGCCGGCTTCGCGCCAAAAATCCTCGACACCACGGTCTATGACGAGATCGTCAAGGTCTCGAACGAGGATTCGGTCGCCAATGCGCGCCTCATCGCCCGCCTCGAAGGCGTGCCGGTCGGCATCTCGTCGGGCGCGGCCCTGCAGGCGGCCATCGTCGTCGGCTCGCGCCCGGAGAACAAGGGCAAGACCCTGGTCGTGGTCATCCCCGACTTTGCCGAGCGGTATCTGTCGACGATCCTGTTCGAGGGGCTGGGAGCTTAG
- a CDS encoding YciI family protein: MRYMLMIYADEAAMANVPTEATYQMSAAYDAYTEALKKSGTWLAGDRLRPSQATTLVRMTDGKTSVLDGPYADTKEQLAGFYMIEAEDADAAIAWAARCPAASTGTVEVRPIWEMADYLPRK, encoded by the coding sequence ATGCGATACATGCTTATGATCTACGCCGACGAAGCCGCGATGGCGAACGTGCCGACCGAGGCGACCTATCAGATGAGCGCCGCCTATGACGCCTACACGGAAGCGCTGAAGAAGTCCGGCACCTGGCTGGCCGGCGACAGGCTGCGCCCGAGCCAGGCGACCACCCTGGTCCGGATGACTGACGGCAAGACCAGCGTGCTCGACGGCCCCTATGCCGACACCAAGGAGCAGCTTGCCGGCTTCTACATGATCGAGGCCGAGGACGCCGACGCCGCGATCGCCTGGGCGGCGCGCTGTCCGGCGGCCAGCACCGGGACTGTCGAGGTGCGGCCGATCTGGGAAATGGCCGACTATCTGCCCAGGAAATGA
- a CDS encoding glutathione S-transferase family protein, whose translation MYKLYTRPGSGGFVVEAALALIDAPFQQIDVPKSEAPDPAFLAISPLNQVPVLTLPDGRSVTESAAICILLAERHPQAGLAPAAGAPARAEFLRWMAFMSSVLYPAMLRLYYAHRYTTDAEGTKAVKQAAVAEMDRGFAVVDAALRNRDWLAGDRMSLADIYLVMLVAWHPDIDMARAAWPGIERLWARLREHPLMKTLNTSHEMWPA comes from the coding sequence ATGTACAAGCTCTACACGCGTCCGGGCAGCGGCGGCTTTGTCGTCGAGGCGGCGCTGGCGCTGATCGATGCGCCTTTCCAGCAGATCGACGTGCCGAAGAGCGAGGCGCCCGATCCGGCCTTCCTCGCCATCAGCCCGTTGAACCAGGTGCCGGTGCTGACCTTGCCGGACGGACGCTCGGTCACCGAATCGGCGGCGATCTGCATCCTGCTCGCCGAGCGCCACCCGCAAGCCGGCCTTGCGCCGGCGGCCGGCGCGCCTGCCCGCGCGGAATTCCTGCGCTGGATGGCGTTCATGTCCTCGGTGCTCTACCCGGCGATGCTGCGGCTCTACTACGCCCATCGCTACACGACGGATGCCGAGGGCACGAAGGCGGTGAAACAGGCGGCGGTCGCCGAGATGGACCGCGGGTTTGCCGTCGTCGATGCAGCCTTGCGCAACCGCGACTGGCTCGCCGGCGATCGGATGTCGCTGGCCGACATCTATCTCGTCATGCTGGTGGCCTGGCATCCCGACATCGACATGGCCCGGGCGGCCTGGCCCGGTATCGAACGCCTGTGGGCGCGGTTGCGCGAGCATCCGCTCATGAAGACGCTCAACACGTCGCACGAGATGTGGCCGGCCTGA
- the hrcA gene encoding heat-inducible transcriptional repressor HrcA yields MTKAVDPASQSLALQSLDMRSRDIFRRIVDSYLRDGEPVGSRSLSRILPSSLSPATIRNVMSDLEHLGLIYAPHISAGRLPTQAGLRFFVDAFMELGDLSDEERRTIEAQVRASGSGATLEHMLTEASQMLSGMSRGAGLVLAAKNEVALKHIEFIQLEPTKALAVLVSQNGDVENRVVELPAGITVSQLHEASNFLNAHIRGRTLAEARTEIARIKEETRAALDTLSQDLVEKGLAVWAGAESGLPARLIVRGRANLLENVTAQADIELLRHLFEDMETQDGLIQLLDLAEQGSGVRIFIGSENKLFSLSGSSLVVAPYRDKDARVVGALGVIGPTRLNYARIVPMVDYTAQLISRMLR; encoded by the coding sequence ATGACCAAGGCAGTCGATCCCGCCTCGCAGTCGCTGGCTCTTCAGTCACTCGACATGCGCTCGCGCGACATCTTCCGGCGCATCGTCGATTCCTATCTGCGGGACGGCGAACCCGTGGGCTCGCGCAGCCTGTCGCGCATCCTGCCGTCCTCGCTGTCGCCGGCCACCATCCGCAACGTGATGAGCGACCTCGAGCATCTCGGGCTGATCTACGCGCCGCACATCTCGGCCGGGCGCCTGCCGACCCAGGCTGGCCTGCGTTTCTTCGTCGATGCCTTCATGGAACTTGGCGACCTCTCCGACGAGGAGCGCCGCACCATCGAGGCGCAGGTGCGGGCCTCCGGCTCGGGCGCGACGCTGGAGCATATGTTGACCGAAGCCAGCCAGATGCTGTCGGGCATGTCGCGGGGCGCCGGCCTGGTGCTGGCCGCCAAGAACGAGGTGGCGCTCAAGCATATCGAATTCATCCAGCTGGAGCCGACCAAGGCGCTTGCCGTGCTGGTATCGCAGAATGGCGATGTCGAAAACCGTGTCGTCGAGCTGCCCGCCGGCATCACCGTCTCGCAACTGCACGAGGCCTCGAATTTCCTCAACGCGCATATCCGTGGCCGCACGCTGGCCGAGGCGCGCACCGAGATCGCCCGCATCAAGGAAGAGACGAGAGCCGCCCTCGACACGCTGTCGCAGGACCTCGTCGAGAAGGGGCTTGCGGTGTGGGCGGGCGCCGAAAGCGGCCTGCCGGCGCGGCTCATCGTGCGCGGCCGCGCCAATCTGCTGGAAAACGTCACCGCCCAGGCCGACATCGAACTCTTGCGCCACCTGTTCGAGGACATGGAGACGCAGGACGGGCTGATCCAATTGCTCGACCTCGCCGAGCAGGGATCGGGCGTGCGCATCTTCATCGGCTCGGAAAACAAGCTGTTCTCGCTGTCGGGCTCGTCGCTGGTGGTGGCGCCCTATCGCGACAAGGACGCCCGCGTCGTCGGCGCGCTCGGCGTCATCGGCCCGACAAGGCTGAACTATGCCCGCATCGTGCCGATGGTGGATTATACGGCACAGCTGATTTCCCGCATGCTGAGGTAA
- the rph gene encoding ribonuclease PH — MRPSKRQFDEMRAISFERGVSKHAEGSCLVKFGDTHVLCTASLEEKVPGWMRNSGKGWVTAEYGMLPRSTGERMRREASAGKQGGRTLEIQRLIGRSLRAVVDLQALGEQQITVDCDVIQADGGTRTASITGGWVALYDCLRWMEARQMASVSKVLKDHVAAISCGIHDGQPVIDLDYIEDSSAGTDANFVMTGKGGIVEIQGTAEGEPFSEEQFAALMGLAKKGISRLVSLQQMAVA, encoded by the coding sequence ATGCGCCCCTCCAAACGCCAATTCGACGAAATGCGCGCCATCTCCTTCGAGCGCGGCGTCTCCAAGCATGCCGAAGGCTCGTGCCTGGTGAAGTTCGGCGACACGCATGTCCTGTGCACCGCCAGCCTCGAGGAAAAGGTGCCTGGCTGGATGCGCAATTCCGGCAAGGGCTGGGTGACGGCCGAATATGGCATGCTGCCGCGCTCGACAGGCGAGCGCATGCGCCGCGAGGCCTCCGCCGGCAAGCAGGGCGGCCGCACGCTGGAAATCCAGCGGCTGATCGGCCGTTCGCTACGCGCCGTGGTCGACCTGCAGGCGCTGGGCGAACAGCAGATCACCGTCGACTGCGACGTCATCCAGGCCGATGGCGGCACCCGCACCGCGTCGATCACCGGCGGCTGGGTGGCGCTGTATGACTGCCTGCGCTGGATGGAAGCGCGGCAGATGGCCAGCGTTTCGAAAGTGCTGAAGGATCATGTCGCGGCGATTTCCTGCGGCATCCATGACGGCCAGCCGGTCATCGATCTCGACTATATCGAGGATTCCTCGGCCGGCACCGACGCCAATTTCGTCATGACCGGCAAGGGCGGCATCGTCGAGATCCAGGGCACCGCCGAGGGCGAGCCTTTCTCCGAAGAGCAGTTCGCGGCCTTGATGGGCCTGGCCAAGAAGGGCATTTCCCGGTTGGTCAGCCTGCAGCAGATGGCGGTGGCTTAA
- a CDS encoding PQQ-dependent sugar dehydrogenase, whose product MRLAGLAMSALFVTTAALAQQADQPVLKGPAAFGDWRADRPGVRRLIKPEDLPKPYVTKSASNSAGVIDMPADAKPHLPPGFSAELIASGIDNPRVVRIAPNGDLFVADSKANQVRVYRLAKGSAKAAEKSIFAGGLNRPYGIAFYPPGKDPQWVYVANSDSIVRFAYGNGDLKASGEPQTIVADIPSTHHWTRDIAFSPDGKTLYLSVGSGSNVAEDMGKRPRGGLDAWVKAKPLGASWGSEAGRAEVRAFDPDGKNGRTVATGLRNCSGMTVQPATGALWCVVNERDGLGDNVPAEYATSVREGAFYGWPWYYIGDNEDPRHKGERSDLAGKADSPDVLMQAHSAPLNIAFYDGKDLPADTGFPQAYRGDAFVALHGSWNRGNRTGYKVVRLLFKDGKPTGEYEDFMTGFVVSNGEVWGRPVGVAAAGDGSLIVSEDGNGTIWRVTYGGDRS is encoded by the coding sequence ATGCGATTAGCCGGACTGGCGATGTCCGCACTGTTTGTCACGACCGCGGCGCTGGCCCAGCAAGCCGACCAGCCTGTGCTCAAAGGCCCGGCCGCCTTCGGCGATTGGCGGGCGGACAGGCCCGGCGTGCGCCGGCTGATCAAGCCGGAAGACCTGCCGAAACCCTATGTCACCAAATCCGCGTCCAACAGCGCCGGCGTGATCGACATGCCGGCGGACGCAAAGCCGCATTTGCCGCCGGGGTTTTCGGCCGAGTTGATCGCCTCGGGGATCGACAATCCGCGCGTCGTGCGCATCGCACCCAATGGCGACCTGTTCGTTGCCGACAGCAAGGCCAACCAGGTTCGGGTCTATCGCCTGGCGAAGGGCAGCGCGAAAGCCGCGGAGAAAAGCATCTTTGCCGGCGGTCTCAACCGGCCCTATGGCATTGCCTTCTATCCCCCTGGCAAGGACCCGCAATGGGTCTACGTCGCCAACAGCGACAGCATCGTGCGTTTTGCCTACGGCAATGGCGACCTGAAGGCCTCGGGCGAGCCGCAAACCATCGTCGCCGACATTCCTTCGACCCACCACTGGACCCGCGACATCGCCTTCTCGCCCGACGGCAAGACACTTTACCTCTCCGTCGGCTCCGGCTCGAATGTCGCCGAGGACATGGGCAAGAGGCCCAGGGGCGGGCTCGACGCCTGGGTCAAGGCTAAGCCGCTCGGCGCCAGTTGGGGTTCCGAGGCGGGCCGGGCCGAGGTCCGGGCCTTCGATCCCGACGGCAAGAACGGCCGCACAGTCGCCACCGGCTTGCGCAACTGTTCGGGCATGACCGTCCAGCCGGCGACCGGCGCGCTATGGTGTGTCGTCAACGAGCGCGACGGGCTCGGCGACAATGTGCCCGCCGAATACGCGACATCGGTCAGGGAAGGCGCCTTCTATGGCTGGCCCTGGTATTATATCGGCGACAATGAGGACCCGCGCCACAAGGGCGAGCGGTCCGATCTCGCCGGCAAGGCTGACAGTCCCGACGTGCTGATGCAGGCGCATTCGGCGCCGCTCAACATCGCCTTCTACGATGGCAAGGATTTGCCCGCCGACACCGGCTTTCCCCAGGCGTATCGAGGCGACGCCTTCGTTGCCCTGCACGGTTCGTGGAACCGCGGCAACAGGACCGGCTACAAGGTGGTCCGGCTTCTGTTCAAGGACGGCAAGCCAACCGGCGAATACGAGGATTTCATGACCGGCTTCGTCGTTTCCAATGGCGAGGTGTGGGGCCGCCCGGTCGGCGTTGCGGCGGCCGGCGACGGATCCTTGATCGTCTCCGAGGACGGCAACGGCACGATCTGGCGCGTGACTTATGGTGGCGACCGCTCCTGA
- a CDS encoding TRAP transporter permease encodes MSEAVDGKSSTFHLPVAEEQVEGLPPGFGDGIAGKAAFAIAVAFSAFQIYIAAYGSLPSQVVRAMHVGFLLLLGFGLIANLRATNLPAKAAFWTLGVLGFGTGLYNWVFYTDLIRRSGFLTTPDLIVGAVLVVLVFEAARRLMGLPLAAIAFIFLAYCFVGNHLPPPFIHRGYDFAQLVDTFAYGTEGIYGTPIYVSAAYIFIFVVFAAFLERAGMIALFNDFALGLVGTWRGGPAQVCVLSSALMGTISGSGVANVVASGQFTIPLMKRFGFRSAFAGAVEATSSMGGQIMPPVMGAVAFIMAETLNIPYADVVKAAIIPALLYFGACFWQVHLEAGKAGLSGMAKADLPNPWDAVRQHWPLVLPLAALIYLLFAGYTPVFAGTMGLALTIVLILGTPLAALIGPLAFRVVFWLALGLAAASFMKFGVNILSLVIAALVIACLAFRGGRETLRICIDSLAEGAKNALPVGIACAIVGIVIGTLTLTGIASTFIGWIISIGENNLFLSLVLTMLTCLVLGMGIPTIPNYIITSSLAGPALLSLGVPLVVSHMFVFYFGIMADLTPPVALAAFAAAPMAKESGLKIGIQATKLAIAGFVVPFMAVYTPALMLQDAGPIAAQFGYPVEVAYIVLKACMGIVLWGAAAVGFLATRMAWWERLVAFAAGVLLVAAVPLTDETGWALSLAWIGWHVWRARQAPARA; translated from the coding sequence ATGAGCGAAGCAGTCGACGGCAAATCCTCCACCTTCCATCTCCCCGTCGCCGAAGAGCAGGTCGAAGGACTGCCGCCGGGTTTCGGCGACGGCATCGCCGGCAAGGCGGCCTTCGCCATCGCGGTCGCTTTTTCCGCCTTCCAGATCTACATCGCCGCCTATGGCAGCCTGCCGAGCCAGGTGGTGCGGGCCATGCATGTCGGCTTCCTGCTGCTGCTCGGCTTCGGCCTGATCGCCAATCTGCGCGCCACCAACCTGCCGGCCAAGGCCGCGTTCTGGACGCTGGGCGTGCTCGGCTTCGGCACCGGCCTGTACAATTGGGTGTTCTATACCGACCTCATCCGGCGCTCCGGCTTCCTCACCACGCCGGACCTGATCGTCGGCGCGGTGCTGGTGGTGCTGGTCTTCGAGGCGGCGCGCCGGCTGATGGGACTGCCGCTGGCGGCCATCGCCTTCATCTTTCTCGCCTATTGCTTCGTCGGCAATCATCTGCCGCCGCCCTTCATCCATCGCGGCTATGACTTCGCCCAGCTGGTCGACACCTTCGCCTACGGCACCGAAGGCATTTACGGCACGCCGATCTATGTCTCGGCCGCCTATATTTTCATCTTCGTCGTCTTTGCCGCCTTCCTGGAGCGCGCCGGAATGATCGCGCTGTTCAACGATTTCGCGCTCGGCCTGGTCGGCACCTGGCGCGGCGGCCCGGCGCAGGTCTGCGTGCTGTCCTCGGCGCTGATGGGCACCATTTCCGGTTCCGGCGTCGCCAATGTGGTGGCCAGCGGCCAGTTCACGATTCCCTTGATGAAGCGCTTCGGCTTCCGCTCGGCCTTTGCCGGCGCCGTCGAGGCGACCTCATCGATGGGCGGCCAGATCATGCCGCCGGTGATGGGCGCGGTCGCCTTCATCATGGCCGAGACGCTGAACATCCCCTATGCCGACGTGGTCAAGGCGGCCATCATCCCGGCGCTGCTCTATTTCGGCGCCTGTTTCTGGCAGGTGCATCTGGAGGCAGGCAAGGCCGGCCTGAGCGGCATGGCCAAGGCGGACCTGCCCAACCCCTGGGACGCCGTGCGACAGCACTGGCCGCTGGTGCTGCCGCTGGCGGCGCTGATCTATCTGCTGTTCGCCGGCTACACGCCGGTCTTCGCCGGTACGATGGGCCTGGCGCTGACCATCGTGCTGATCCTCGGCACGCCGCTGGCGGCGCTGATCGGGCCGCTCGCCTTCCGCGTCGTCTTCTGGCTGGCGCTGGGGCTTGCCGCCGCCTCCTTCATGAAATTCGGCGTCAACATCCTCAGCCTTGTCATCGCCGCACTCGTCATTGCCTGCCTTGCCTTCAGGGGTGGCCGCGAGACGCTGCGGATCTGCATCGATTCGCTTGCCGAAGGCGCCAAGAACGCGCTGCCGGTCGGCATTGCCTGCGCCATCGTCGGCATCGTCATTGGCACCCTGACGCTGACCGGCATCGCCTCGACCTTCATCGGCTGGATCATCTCGATCGGCGAGAACAATCTGTTCCTGTCGCTGGTGCTGACCATGCTGACCTGCCTGGTGCTCGGCATGGGCATCCCGACCATCCCCAACTACATCATCACCTCGTCGCTGGCCGGGCCGGCGCTGCTATCGCTCGGCGTGCCGCTGGTGGTCAGCCACATGTTCGTCTTCTATTTCGGCATCATGGCCGACCTGACGCCGCCGGTGGCGCTGGCCGCCTTTGCCGCCGCACCCATGGCCAAGGAGAGTGGCCTCAAGATCGGTATCCAGGCGACAAAACTAGCCATTGCCGGCTTCGTCGTTCCGTTCATGGCGGTCTACACGCCGGCGCTGATGCTGCAGGACGCCGGACCGATCGCCGCCCAGTTCGGTTATCCCGTCGAGGTCGCCTACATCGTTCTCAAGGCCTGCATGGGCATCGTGCTGTGGGGCGCCGCCGCCGTCGGCTTCCTTGCCACGCGCATGGCCTGGTGGGAACGGCTGGTCGCCTTCGCCGCCGGCGTGCTGCTGGTGGCGGCGGTGCCGCTGACCGACGAGACCGGCTGGGCGCTGTCGCTGGCCTGGATCGGCTGGCATGTCTGGCGTGCCCGGCAGGCGCCGGCCAGGGCATGA
- a CDS encoding VOC family protein encodes MTPSAILESALYVTDLAEAEVFYTDILGLTLLGKVEGRHLFFRCGPGVLLIFNAEATKIPPAPDARLKVPPHGTVGEGHLCFAANAAEIDGWKAHLLAKKIAIESEFEWPQGGRSIYIRDPSGNSIEFAEPRIWGL; translated from the coding sequence GTGACACCCTCTGCCATTCTTGAATCCGCCCTCTATGTCACCGACCTCGCTGAAGCAGAGGTCTTCTACACCGATATCCTCGGCCTTACCCTGCTTGGCAAGGTAGAAGGCCGCCACCTTTTCTTCCGCTGTGGCCCGGGCGTGCTGCTGATCTTCAACGCCGAGGCGACCAAGATTCCGCCCGCGCCCGATGCGCGACTGAAAGTGCCGCCGCACGGCACGGTCGGCGAAGGCCATCTGTGCTTTGCCGCAAACGCCGCTGAAATCGACGGCTGGAAAGCCCATCTCTTGGCGAAGAAAATCGCCATCGAAAGCGAATTCGAATGGCCGCAAGGTGGCCGTTCGATCTATATACGCGACCCTTCGGGCAATTCGATCGAGTTCGCCGAGCCGAGAATCTGGGGCCTTTGA
- a CDS encoding TAXI family TRAP transporter solute-binding subunit, with the protein MLNFRTKFVAAGAMALSLGLGAVSATAQEFINVLTGGTSGVYYPLGVALSEIYGKGIEGARTQVQATKASVENLNLLQQGKGEIAFALGDSVKMAAEGNAEAGFPGKLDKLRGIAAIYPNYIQIVASQESGIKTLADLKGKSLSVGAPASGTELNARAIFAAAGLKYEDLGRVEYLPFAESVELIKNRQLDATLQSAGLGVASIRDLATSLPINVVAVPAEDVAKIGSPYLSVVIPKGTYEGQAEDVATAAVGNFLITRADVSDETAYQMTKQMFEHLDQLAAAHAAAKAIDPAKALDGMPVPLHPGAERYYKEKGLLK; encoded by the coding sequence ATGTTGAATTTCAGGACGAAATTTGTTGCTGCCGGCGCGATGGCGCTTTCCCTTGGCCTTGGCGCGGTGTCGGCCACCGCGCAGGAATTCATCAACGTGCTGACCGGCGGAACTTCGGGCGTCTATTATCCGCTCGGCGTGGCACTGTCGGAAATCTACGGCAAGGGCATCGAGGGCGCCCGCACCCAGGTGCAGGCGACCAAGGCCTCGGTCGAGAACCTCAACCTCCTGCAGCAGGGCAAGGGCGAGATCGCGTTCGCGCTCGGCGATTCCGTCAAAATGGCCGCCGAGGGCAATGCCGAGGCCGGCTTCCCCGGCAAGCTCGACAAGCTGCGCGGCATCGCCGCCATCTATCCCAATTACATCCAGATCGTCGCCAGCCAGGAATCCGGCATCAAGACGCTCGCCGACCTCAAGGGCAAGAGCTTGTCGGTGGGCGCGCCGGCATCGGGCACCGAGCTCAACGCGCGGGCCATCTTCGCCGCCGCCGGGCTGAAATACGAGGACCTCGGCCGCGTCGAATATCTGCCCTTCGCCGAATCGGTCGAGCTGATCAAGAACCGCCAGCTCGACGCCACGCTGCAATCGGCCGGGCTGGGCGTCGCCTCGATCCGCGATCTCGCCACCTCGCTGCCGATCAATGTCGTTGCGGTGCCGGCCGAAGACGTCGCCAAGATCGGCTCGCCCTATCTGTCGGTGGTCATTCCCAAGGGCACCTATGAGGGCCAGGCAGAGGATGTCGCGACAGCCGCCGTCGGCAACTTCCTCATCACCCGTGCCGATGTCTCGGATGAGACCGCCTACCAGATGACCAAGCAGATGTTCGAGCATCTCGACCAGCTTGCCGCCGCGCACGCCGCCGCCAAGGCGATCGACCCGGCCAAGGCCCTCGACGGCATGCCGGTGCCGCTGCATCCGGGCGCGGAGCGGTATTACAAGGAGAAGGGGCTGCTGAAGTAG
- a CDS encoding RNA polymerase sigma factor produces MDTRPEIARVAAETAARQSYGKLVAWLAARTRDVAAAEDALADAFAAALERWPRTGVPEKPEAWLLAVARRRRVDAVRRRLTGEAGRDHLKLIAEEAEARMTDEDLPDERLRLMFACAHPAIEPGVRAPLILQTILGFDAATIASAFLLSPSTMGQRLVRAKSRIRETGIPFRVPERAELGERLDAVLEAIYAAFAEGWSDPAGTETRRRNLATEGIWLGRLVASLLPQEPEALGLLSLMLFAEARRAARRDTAGEYVPLAEQDHALWDHALVDEAEALLRRAAAMGTIGRYQLEAAVQSAHVARRLSGRTDWAAIRALYEALFSIAGSPVVAINRAVAIAETEGAVAGLAALYVLGDDKRLNDYQPYWAARAGLLARLGQAPQALEAYDRAIGLERDPAVRRFLQARRAALIQ; encoded by the coding sequence ATGGACACACGCCCCGAAATCGCCCGGGTGGCCGCCGAGACGGCCGCCCGGCAGAGCTACGGCAAGCTGGTCGCCTGGCTGGCGGCGCGCACGCGCGACGTGGCTGCCGCGGAGGATGCGCTGGCCGACGCCTTTGCGGCGGCGCTTGAGCGCTGGCCGCGCACCGGCGTGCCGGAAAAGCCGGAAGCCTGGTTGCTCGCCGTGGCAAGGCGGCGGCGTGTCGATGCGGTGCGGCGGCGGCTGACCGGCGAAGCCGGCCGCGACCATCTCAAGCTGATTGCCGAGGAGGCGGAGGCGCGCATGACCGATGAGGACCTGCCCGACGAACGATTGCGGCTGATGTTCGCCTGCGCCCATCCGGCGATCGAACCCGGCGTGCGGGCGCCGCTGATCCTGCAGACCATCCTCGGCTTCGATGCCGCGACGATCGCTTCCGCTTTCCTGCTCTCGCCGTCAACGATGGGGCAGCGCCTGGTGCGCGCCAAGAGCCGCATCCGCGAGACCGGCATTCCGTTCCGCGTACCGGAGCGAGCCGAACTCGGCGAAAGGCTGGACGCGGTGCTGGAGGCAATCTACGCCGCTTTCGCCGAGGGCTGGTCCGACCCGGCCGGTACCGAGACGCGGCGCCGGAACCTCGCCACCGAAGGCATCTGGCTCGGCCGGCTGGTGGCCTCGCTGCTGCCGCAAGAGCCGGAAGCGCTGGGCCTGCTGTCGCTGATGCTGTTCGCCGAAGCGCGCCGCGCCGCGCGTCGCGACACGGCCGGAGAGTATGTGCCGCTCGCCGAGCAGGACCATGCACTGTGGGATCACGCCCTGGTCGACGAGGCCGAAGCGCTGCTCCGCCGTGCCGCCGCCATGGGCACGATCGGCCGCTATCAGCTCGAGGCGGCGGTCCAGTCGGCGCATGTGGCGCGACGACTGAGCGGCCGCACCGACTGGGCGGCGATCCGCGCGCTCTACGAAGCGCTGTTTTCGATCGCGGGATCACCGGTCGTGGCGATCAACCGCGCGGTGGCGATCGCAGAGACCGAGGGCGCCGTGGCAGGGTTGGCGGCTCTTTACGTGCTGGGAGACGACAAGCGGCTCAATGACTACCAGCCCTACTGGGCCGCGCGGGCCGGCCTGCTGGCCAGGCTCGGCCAGGCACCGCAGGCGCTCGAAGCCTATGATCGGGCGATCGGCCTAGAGCGCGATCCGGCGGTGCGCCGCTTCCTGCAGGCAAGACGCGCCGCTCTCATCCAATGA
- a CDS encoding LysE family translocator, protein MTLTGFLAYSAALGIAAAIPGPGITALVARALGSGFRSSLAMSFGLMLGDLTYLTAVVLGLAFVAQEFGMVFLAIKWAGVAYLAFLGWRFWTAGITPETIEARKGKGGLLSSFVAGLTVTLGNPKTMIFYLAITPTIVDLKTIALADYGILVALTVVVLFVVLVPYLALAAKARWFLKSPRALKVLNRTAGAFMVGAAAAIAARQ, encoded by the coding sequence ATGACCCTCACCGGATTCCTCGCCTATAGCGCCGCTCTTGGTATCGCCGCCGCCATTCCTGGCCCCGGCATCACCGCGTTGGTCGCGCGTGCGCTGGGCTCGGGCTTTCGCTCGTCGCTGGCCATGTCCTTCGGACTCATGCTGGGCGATCTCACCTACCTGACCGCCGTGGTGCTGGGCCTCGCCTTCGTCGCGCAGGAGTTCGGCATGGTTTTCCTGGCCATCAAATGGGCCGGCGTCGCCTACCTGGCTTTTCTCGGCTGGCGCTTCTGGACCGCCGGCATCACACCCGAAACCATCGAAGCCAGGAAGGGAAAGGGCGGCTTGCTGTCGAGCTTCGTCGCCGGCCTCACCGTGACGCTCGGCAACCCCAAGACGATGATCTTCTACCTCGCCATCACGCCGACCATCGTCGACCTGAAGACGATCGCGCTTGCCGATTACGGCATTCTCGTCGCGCTGACGGTCGTCGTCCTGTTCGTCGTGCTGGTTCCTTACCTGGCGCTGGCGGCCAAGGCGCGCTGGTTCCTGAAGTCGCCGCGCGCGCTGAAGGTGCTGAACCGCACCGCCGGCGCCTTCATGGTTGGCGCGGCGGCGGCGATCGCCGCTCGTCAGTAG